Genomic DNA from Acidobacteriota bacterium:
CAGCCAGCGGTCGGTGATGCAGATCTCCTTCCGCGATACCCCGCCGGACCCCATGCTGGTGGCCTCCATCGGGGCCGCCGAATGCCTGCGACGCCTGGTGGTCCCGGTGAGTCGGGAACACCTGAGCGGGAGGGATCTCCTCACCCTCGCCATGGTCAATCCCGCCGACGGCGAGACCGTGGAATTCGTCCAAAACGCCACGGCCTCGCAGGTCCTCGCCGTCCAGGCCTCCCGGGAGGAGATCGAGTCTTTCCTCCTGCCTTTCCAGGGCGGCGGCGAGAGCGACGCCTCCGGATCGGCCCAGGAGTCCGCCCCGGGGCCGCGGCTGGCCACGGACCTGATCCGCAAGGCCATCGCGCGGGGCGCATCGGACCTGTACGTCGAACCCCGCGAGGAGGAGGTCTCCATCCACCTCCGCATCGACGGCCTGCTTTACAAGGCCAAGCCCGTGGGGCGGGACCTCCAGGGAACGCTGACCCTGGAGCTGAAGAAGCTTCTGAGGCTGGACACGGCGGTGACGGACCGGCCCCAGGCCGGGCGCGTGGTCATGCGGTCGGGGGATCACCGCTACGACGTGATCGCCCACAGCCTTCCCACGCGCACCGGTGAGAACATCTCCCTGAAGATCATCAACCGCGACACCTTCCTGAAAACCTACGAGCAGCTCGGGATTCCCGCCGACGATGTGGTTTCCCTCCGGGCGGTCCTCAGCGCCAAGCGCGGGCTGGTCCTCGTGAGCGCGCCCCTCTTCCACGGCTGTACCACCACTCTCTACGCGCTGATGAACGACCTGGCCTCGGAAAGCGGGCGAAAGGTCATCAGCATCGAAGCCCAGAGCGTCTGCCCCGTTCCCAACGTGTCCCAGATTTCCCTGGGAGACACCCAGGACGCCGAGGCCACCCTGACGACCATGAAGGCCCTCGCCAGCATCCAGCCGGATGTTTGCGTCCTCGCCGATGTCCTGGACTCCGCTTCCATGATAGGCCAGGTGCAGAAGCTCATGGGCCAGATGCTTGTGGTCGCGACCCTCGAATCGGCGGGCGCCGTCCGCTCCCTGGCCCAGGTCCTTTCCGCGGGGCTGTCACCGGCAGACCTGGCCCAGCACCTCCTGCTCGTTCTGAATCAGCGGCTCCTCCGAAAGAATTGCCCCCAGTGCTCGGCACCCGTCACCTACTCCGAAAACACGCTCCGGATGATGGGCCTCACCCAGGAGGAATCCAGGGACCTGGGCCACGGCCTCCAGGGACAGGGATGCGCCGATTGCTCGGGCATCGGCTATCGGGGCCGGATGGCCCTGTACGAACTGCTCCTGCCCACGCCGGCCTTCCGAAAGGCCCTCGCCAAAGGACCCGCCGAAAAGACCCTCGAGCGGGAGGCCCAGAAGGCGGGGATGATCACCCTTCGCCAGCGGGCCCTCAAGGCCATCCGGGAGGGGCTCACGACGGCGGAGGAGTTCCGTAAGGAGACCCTGTAGCCCCTCGCTCTCCTCGGCCGGGGATCCGGCCGGAGACACCCTGCCAGGCCACCCATTTACCGCCGTGCGCCCGCCGGATAGACTGGTCTTCGGGAGGCTCCATGGCTCTTCTGCTCTTCGACGTGGACGGCACCCTGGTGCGGCCCCTCGGCCTGGGCCGCACGGCCTTCTTGTCGGCGCTCGAGAGGGAATTCTCCGCCCCGGTGGACCCTCCCTCCTTCTCCTACGACGGACTGCTCGACACCGAGATCGCACGCAGGACCCTCACCTCCCTGAACGTCGAGCCCGACCCTCCGGTCCTGGAGCGTCTGCTCGAAGCCTACGTGACACGGCTGGCGGCCCAGCCCTTCCCCCCCCCGGAACAGTGCCGTTGCGAGGGCCTCCCCGCGGCACTCGATCGCTGCCTCCAGCGCGGCCACCGCCTGGCGTTGCTCACGGGGAACGTCCGCGACGGGGCCCTCGTGAAGCTGCGCGCCGCCGGCCTCGAGGCATATTTTCAAGACGGAGGAGGGGGCCTCCTGGGCGCCTTCGGAGAAGACGCCGCGGAGCGTCACGGCCTCGTTCCTGTGGCCCTGAATCGGTGTCAGCGCCATTACGGGGAGGAATTCCCCGAGGACTCCGTCTGGATCGTCGGGGACTCCGGGAGGGACATTCGCGCGGCGCGAGCCGCCGGGATCCGGTGCGCGGCCGTCGCCACGGGCCACACCCCTCCCGAGGCTCTGCGGGCATTGGCGCCCGACGCCCTTCTGTCCAGTCTGGGGGATTCGGAGGCGCTCTGCGCCGCCGTGGAGGGGGGGGGCGCGCCATGAGCGGGGCGCGTCCGCCCCGGATGGACCGCCTCCTCGCCGAACCGGGAGCCCTGGCCCTGGCCCGCGAGTTCGGTCCCGCGGAAACCAAGCGGGCCCTTCGCCAGGCCCTCGACGCCGGCGTCGCGCGGTGGAGGGTATCCGGCGAAGTCCCCCTCGCCGGGGACGTGATCCGGGAGGCCGGTCTCCGGCTCGCCGAGGCCTTCCGCCCCCCTCTCCGCCGCGTCGTCAACGCCACGGGGGTCGTCCTTCACACCAACCTCGGAAGGGCTCCCCTTTCCCGCCCCCTCCTTCGGGAGGTCGAGGGCATTCTCGCGGGGTACGTGGACCTGGAAATGGACCTGGGGGCGGGCCGCAGGGGCCACCGCGACGCGGCCCTGGAGAGGGCCTTTCAGGATCTCCTGGGGACCGAATACGGCGTGGTGGTCGTGAACAACAATGCGGCGGCGACCCTTCTCCTGCTCAACACCTTTTCCTCGGGCCGCGAAACCCTGGTGAGCCGGGGCGAACTCGTGGAAATCGGGGGCGGCTTCCGCATGCCCGAGGTCATGAAGGCCTCGGGGGCCCTCCTGAGGGAGGTGGGCACGACCAACCGAACGCGCGTCTCCGACTACCGCCGCGCAGCAGGCCCCCAGAGTGCGCTGATTCTCAAGGTCCATACGTCCAATTACCGGATCCTCGGCTTCACCGAAGAGGTGAGCCTGGAGGCCCTCACCGAACTGGGCCGGGATCTGGGGCTGGCCGTCGGCTTTGACCTGGGATCGGGCCTGGTGGATCCAACGGCCGCTTCCAGGGTGCCCGACGAACCCACCGTGACGTCGGCCCTCGCCGCCCGGCCCGATGCGCTTTGCTTCAGCGGAGACAAGCTGCTCGGTGCTTGCCAGGCGGGAATCCTGCTGGTGGCCCCCCAACACGTTTCGGCCTTCCGCGCCAACCCTCTTCTGAGGGCCCTCCGGGTGGACAAGGTGACGTACTCCCTGCTCGCCGCGGCGGTGGACCGCTACCGGCGGGGGCGGCGCCTGGAAATCCCGGTCCTGGCCCTTCTCGACCGGGAGGCGGGGGACCTTCGGCGGCGGGCCAGGGCCCTCCTGCGCCGCGTATCGAGGTCCTGCCCTGACCGCTTCCATCTGGAGGTGGCCGAAGCGGAGGGACGCACCGGGGCCGGATCGGCCCCCTTGACGGCCCTTCCGTCTCCCGCCCTCGCCGTGGTCCCGCGCTCCGGGGACCCGGAGGACCTCGAACGCCACCTCCGCGCGGGCGGAGACCCCCCGGTGGTGACCCAGACCTCCGAGGGCCGCGTCCTGATCCACCTCCGGACGCTCCTGCCGGGTGACGAGCGGGACGTCGCGCGGCGCCTCTCGGAATACCCGGGGAGGACACCGTGAGGCGCGTCTCCGCGTGGGTCGCGGCGGCTCTTTCCGGGCTCCTTCTCGGATGCGCCCCGAGCGGCCTCCGGCCCCCACCGTCCACCCCGCCCGCAGTTGGACCCGAGGCGCCTCCCGCGGTGCTGAGTTCCGAGGGGGGCGCACCGGCCGTGGCCGCCGCCCTGGCGAGGGAACTGCTCGGCCGCACGAAGGGAGCCCAGCCGGGCCCGACGGCCGTCGGCTGGAACCCGGAAGAACCCGCCATCGGCCCCTTGGGCGCGGCTCTCGCGGAGCGGATTCCGGGAGCCCTGACGCTCGTCGAACTGGGCGTCGCCGCGGACGAGGCTTCTCAGGCCTTTTCCCAACTTGATCCGACCTCGTTTTCCTCCCTCCTCTGGCTGTCGGCGGACATCACCCCGGAGGGAGCCGTGGGGGCCCTCGAGGTGGAACGGAAAGGGAGAGAGGGCTCAACCGCCTTCCGGTTCGAAATCCGGCCACCGTTGGTTTTTCGGGTCTCGACCCGGACCCCGGCCCCCCTGGAGGTAGGCTCGGTCATCGCCACCGTCGACGGGACCGTCCGGGCACTCGCCTGGGAACCGGGGCCTCCGGCCCGGCTCTGGGTCCTGGGCGAGGAGGGGCTCCTCCGCACGGACCCCACCGACGGAAAGGTCCTTCAGCGATGGAACCGGGAGACTTCGCGAGGCCCAGGCAGCCTCCTCTGGAGCGAAGGCGAACACCCGCGGCTCGCCCTGCTGGAACACGCCCCCTCCGGAAGCCGCTGGTTCGAGGGGCAGGACGGCGGGACGTTCGCGCCGGCCGGCCCCGTGGAGGGCTTCCCCATGGACCCGCGGACGGCCCAGTTTCTTTCCGCCGATTGGGACCCCGAGGCGGGCGCCTTTCTCCTCTACGACTACGCCGGAAGGGACCTGGGGGCTTTCATTCAGCTGGTGAAATCCGCAGGTCCGGGCGGCACCCACTTCATCCTGTTGGAACCGGCGGGAACCACGGCGGCCGTGCGCGGCTCGGACCTGACCCGGATCCCCGGACCCGCATCGGGCGCCTCCGCACTGGCCGCCGCCGGACCGACTCTTTTCGTTTCCTCGGGGA
This window encodes:
- a CDS encoding ATPase, T2SS/T4P/T4SS family, which codes for MAEHLVRCWNCLGDYDALTAVWCSCNPNRPTKVCPFCLQCFCAAPEEYHERFWAEAPDSLVTDREMLAGARGPLGEALIRARVITSDQLLQALKRQKQEGGKIGEILVAMGHLTQRTLDAFLSSQRSVMQISFRDTPPDPMLVASIGAAECLRRLVVPVSREHLSGRDLLTLAMVNPADGETVEFVQNATASQVLAVQASREEIESFLLPFQGGGESDASGSAQESAPGPRLATDLIRKAIARGASDLYVEPREEEVSIHLRIDGLLYKAKPVGRDLQGTLTLELKKLLRLDTAVTDRPQAGRVVMRSGDHRYDVIAHSLPTRTGENISLKIINRDTFLKTYEQLGIPADDVVSLRAVLSAKRGLVLVSAPLFHGCTTTLYALMNDLASESGRKVISIEAQSVCPVPNVSQISLGDTQDAEATLTTMKALASIQPDVCVLADVLDSASMIGQVQKLMGQMLVVATLESAGAVRSLAQVLSAGLSPADLAQHLLLVLNQRLLRKNCPQCSAPVTYSENTLRMMGLTQEESRDLGHGLQGQGCADCSGIGYRGRMALYELLLPTPAFRKALAKGPAEKTLEREAQKAGMITLRQRALKAIREGLTTAEEFRKETL
- a CDS encoding HAD family hydrolase gives rise to the protein MALLLFDVDGTLVRPLGLGRTAFLSALEREFSAPVDPPSFSYDGLLDTEIARRTLTSLNVEPDPPVLERLLEAYVTRLAAQPFPPPEQCRCEGLPAALDRCLQRGHRLALLTGNVRDGALVKLRAAGLEAYFQDGGGGLLGAFGEDAAERHGLVPVALNRCQRHYGEEFPEDSVWIVGDSGRDIRAARAAGIRCAAVATGHTPPEALRALAPDALLSSLGDSEALCAAVEGGGAP
- the selA gene encoding L-seryl-tRNA(Sec) selenium transferase, with amino-acid sequence MSGARPPRMDRLLAEPGALALAREFGPAETKRALRQALDAGVARWRVSGEVPLAGDVIREAGLRLAEAFRPPLRRVVNATGVVLHTNLGRAPLSRPLLREVEGILAGYVDLEMDLGAGRRGHRDAALERAFQDLLGTEYGVVVVNNNAAATLLLLNTFSSGRETLVSRGELVEIGGGFRMPEVMKASGALLREVGTTNRTRVSDYRRAAGPQSALILKVHTSNYRILGFTEEVSLEALTELGRDLGLAVGFDLGSGLVDPTAASRVPDEPTVTSALAARPDALCFSGDKLLGACQAGILLVAPQHVSAFRANPLLRALRVDKVTYSLLAAAVDRYRRGRRLEIPVLALLDREAGDLRRRARALLRRVSRSCPDRFHLEVAEAEGRTGAGSAPLTALPSPALAVVPRSGDPEDLERHLRAGGDPPVVTQTSEGRVLIHLRTLLPGDERDVARRLSEYPGRTP